The Argiope bruennichi chromosome 9, qqArgBrue1.1, whole genome shotgun sequence genome contains a region encoding:
- the LOC129984801 gene encoding uncharacterized protein LOC129984801 yields the protein MFKLLERNHFLFMCLMSFVIYSAHGQDYQQHGNSFPNNNKTGNDIGQNAASLFGSRVSTKSMNQDLSEDISERNEDRNNIYGNNMEYGSQMTTFKQNKETNSNIPFSRNFTRKKVKRIQKKKIPLPNIPKNVSSSWHNFDGPLRSIEISSINTVGANTQLKEYSEINENNNLQLFPKNLGNNQGALSSANRVSESLYETEGNRATDLKGNSSSNSPFNSNINDPVGRSGKEAPIPCSCFWSKEKCGCNCNDSLIYDDFQELTKTFRPCTNFSFAITGGQHFSLPPNLFTQIGKAQNIHMKITNATFDYLFDATPYTSAFKGVSFENAALIELLGVRVRRGWNWTPLKYLNSSSGAGVEIKLEGCGLRRLSSDFGRVADGKVRTARISDSRLEMIGSGAFSSFNDLTHFMLPRNRLKSIKRTDLPMEPLNLVEIDLRSNQLQSLEADLFTEMPSLQTISLAGNPLRVLPEATFSSVIGRTLVQGLSDFPLYCDCRLRWLKNSTFTHNDVVLRNLKGMVCKRPPYLRGTPFKDLSKEHLMC from the exons ATGTTCAAGCTTTTAGAAAGAAATCACTTTCTATTCATGTGTCTCATGTCCTTTGTTATATATTCTGCTCATGGTCAAGATTACCAACAACATGGAAATTCCTTCCCAAATAATAACAAAACTGGAAATGACATTGGACAAAATGCTGCTTCATTGTTTGGTTCGAGAGTTAGCACCAAGTCAATGAATCAGGACTTAAGTGaagatatttctgaaagaaatgaaGACAGAAATAACATTTATGGAAATAATATGGAATATGGTTCTCAGATGACtacattcaaacaaaataagGAAACCAATTCTAACATTCCTTTCTCTCGCAACTTTaccagaaaaaaagttaaaaggatACAAAAAAAGAAGATTCCCTTACCCAATATACCCAAAAATGTTTCCAGTTCTTGGCACAATTTTGATGGTCCGTTACGTAGCATAGAGATCTCCAGTATTAACACAGTTGGTGCTAACACACAACTAAaagaatattcagaaattaacGAAAATAACAATCTTCAACTCTTTCCGAAAAACTTAGGAAATAACCAAGGGGCACTCAGTTCTGCAAATAGAGTATCGGAAAGTCTTTACGAAACTGAAGGAAACAGAGCTACagatttaaaaggaaattcatCAAGTAATTCtccttttaattcaaatattaatgatCCCGTCGGACGCTCTGGAAAGGAAGCACCCATTCCTTGCTCTTGCTTCTGGAGTAAAGAGAAATGTGGCTGCAACTGCAACGATTCCTTGATTTACGATGATTTtcaa GAACTTACCAAAACCTTCCGGCCATGCAcgaatttttcttttgcaatcacTGGCGGGCAACACTTTTCATTACCTCCCAATCTTTTCACTCAAATTGGGAAAGCTCAGAACATCCACATGAAAATAACGAATGCAACGTTCGATTATCTGTTCGATGCCACTCCCTATACTTCCGCTTTCAAGGGAGTGTCATTTGAGAATGCAGCTTTGATCGAACTTCTAGGGGTTAGAGTTCGGCGGGGCTGGAACTGGACACCCCTGAAGTACCTGAACTCGTCATCGGGAGCAGGGGTGGAAATTAAACTGGAAGGTTGCGGCCTCAGGCGATTGTCATCGGATTTCGGCAGAGTGGCAGATGGGAAAGTCAGAACTGCCAGAATATCGGATAGCAGATTGGAGATGATTGGAAGCGGGGCTTTTTCAAGCTTTAATGATCTGACTCATTTTATGTTGCCAAGAAATCGTCTGAAATCTATTAAAAGAACTGATCTACCAATGGAACCATTGAATCTTGTAGAGATTGATCTCAG GAGCAACCAGTTGCAGTCGTTAGAGGCAGACCTGTTCACTGAAATGCCATCTCTGCAAACAATTTCATTGGCTGGAAATCCTCTGCGCGTTCTTCCTGAAGCAACTTTCAGCAGTGTCATTGGTAGAACTTTAGTGCAAGGACTGTCGG